The DNA region CACATCCACATGCAATGTGCTGCCCAGCTTCACAAAGTCAGCACGCTGCTCACGTTCCAAGTTGCAGCGATCAATGAGAACGCTCCTGCCCTCCTTCAAAGCATCAGATGTAGCCTTTAAGCACTGTATTTTCGTCCCAGCTTTGCCATTTCCGATTGTATCCTGGATAACAATTAACAACCAAAGAGAATTCTGTTAATCTGTGCAGAAATGTCTTGCTAGTTTAAGAATAACCATTGTGAAATGCTACAAGAGAATGTTCATATAAAAAGTGCAGCCCAGGTAGCTTGGAAATAAAAATCTAGCATTTGATATTCTCTGCTTCCCTACGGGATGTAGTCCTTGTAGTAACATGACAAATTGTTATTACAGTATTTACAGAGTAAACAGTGAAGCAAATAATGCAGTTTCCGGATGTCAGGAGCTACATATTTTTTTAGACAAAGGAAACTTTATTGATCTCAGATAATTACATAAGGAGCTACAGATAGTCTCATGAGACGAAATTTCGACCATCTTTTAACTTTTGGCAGTTATTAAGCACTCAACTATGCACATATGTGGTTTTGCAATTAGTAGCACATTGCATTGAGACCTCGCAGTCGAAAGAGGTAAATAAAAACTAGCACCGTACAGAAAACTCGCACGCATTGAGGCCGAGAGCGGCGTGGGGCCAACCTGGCAGACTCGAGCCCacgggcggccggcggtggagccGGCAACGACAGCATCGGCGAACGTGGACTTGCCGCTGCCCGGCGGGcccaccagcaccaccaccacctgctTGCCGCCGCGCTCCTCCTCCTTTGCCTCCGCGTCCGCGTCCGCGCCTGCACCGAACCGAACGGTCCGAGACGGGACGCGCTAGGGTTTTAGCAGCGACGGCGGGAGCGGTCCAATTAGAGGAACAAAACGGAAAAAAAAATTCGGAAAACCATGGTTTCGGGCGCACCTAGGCTTGTGGACGGAGGTGGCGAGGAGGAACTGGAGCCGCCCCCGTCGGGATTCATCTGGCAAAATGGAGGAATCCTTTGTGTGTTCTGCGGCTATGGCGATGGAATAAGGGGGAGCGCGGAGAGGCGAGGTTAGGGGAGGAAGTGACGCGGGAACCGGCGGGTTCTAGCCGTCCGTGCCCTCACGAGGGTCGAATCTGATGCGTCGGCTACGCGACAAAAGTATAATTCTAATTACCAGAATAACTGCAAAACAAAAAATAAATGAGCAGTTaagcaaaaataaaaaaattaactCCAACCGGTGTGTGGCTGCTGGGATTCGAGCCCAGGTCTCCACGGCCACAACGTGGAATTCTCACCACTAAACTACAGCCACTTTGTGCTGGAGTTAAGCACTTGATAATATAAAAGTATTGTTATCAACAAAACTTATCTCGCTTGTGCCCACACTAAAACATGTTTGTAGATTACAACTTCGTCCAGACACATCATTTCCTATGTTCTCAAAAATCTGCGCGAAACCCACGCCCGGGGATCAATATAGTACAGGACCAAGCAATTCTCTCATCTATCACTGCAAGAATCCACCCCAAGCTAGAGACAGTCTACAGGCTAGTACTCGTTGAAGTGTATGCCGCCGAGCTTCCAGACGAGGAAGGCGGTGCCGAACATGATGGTGGTGATGAGCGTGAAGGACACGAGGACGAGGAACACGTCCACCCCGAACGGCAGCTCGAACGTCCACCCTTCCTTGGGCATCCCGCGCTTGCTGTCGTCGAACAGGTTGCCCGGCGCCTCGGGCAGCCGCgacccgcgccgcccgccgccgcccccggcctTCTTCGCGTCCGCCTCGCGCAGCGCGTCCAGCACCCCGCTCCCGAACTCCGGCTTGCTTGACTTCgatggcgacgacgacgacccctTCGCCGACGGCTCCGCGTACTTGCCCAGCACGCGCGCCGCGCGCAGCCGCTCCCGCGCCGTCAGGGGCGTTCGCTTTGGCGGCTCGCTCGGCGCGCTGCCGTTGGCGTTGGCCACCGGCTGCTGCGGCTGGCCGTTGCCCGGCGTCACCGGGGATTTCTCGGCGCTGGGACTGGAAGCGGCCGGAGGAGCAGGAGAGGGGGTGGTCGTTTCTtgcgccgcggccggcgccgctTGGTCGTTGTCGGTGGCTCGGCAGCTGATTCTTGCATGCTTATTCCTCGCCGGCAAGCTCAGCAGGAGAAGCTCGGGCGGGAGCTTCTGGAAGGCTGAAGCTGCTGCCGCCTTCTGGAAGGGATGCCTCGAGCAGAAGCTGAGCTGGGTGTAGAACGAGGAAGATCTGGGGGCTCCTGCAAGCTGTGCGAAAGAGTAGTTGCATCAAGAAGCAGGGTTAATCAAGATGAAACTATGATCCAGAAAAAAGAAGCTTACTTTTGCAGTAACCCTGGGCGGGGAGGAGGAGCTCATGCTGGTGGCAGCCATCTTCCTCTCCTCCGCTCTGCCACAGCATTTGTGCTCAAGGCCAGTCAAGATAACATTCGTGCGAGGGTGAGGCTGTTGCTGTCCACGAATCGGAGCTGGCGAGGAGATTGCATCGCTCCGACGATACGCTGGGCTGGGCCGAATTCGTGAAAAAATACAATCACCGACGGCAGGCCCGGAGGGAGCTCGCCTTGTCTTCAGACACTCTCTCCCAACTCTCTCAATTGTGATGACACCAAATTATTTGAAACAGAATCAAATTAATTTCTAGTAAATCTGGACACGAGTACAAAACTACCAACCATGCAGGAGAAGTTTGACACAGTGGGGAAACCATGTCCATGACATTGCAGCATAGGTCACGTTGGGTACCCAGCATCCATACCAAAACCCATACCCGTTGTATTTAGGTAGGGTACAGGGTTACCCATCTAAATTTGGATACGAATAGGGTATACACGGGTAATACCCGTTTTATCTATATCCATCAATTTCTACGCAGTTGCGATGTTCTCCGCGGCCTCGTCGCCACCGGCGTCATCTGAGTGCAGGATCGGCGGGAGGTGGAGTGCGCTCGACCCTCCCCGCGCTCAGCTGCTCAGCGAAGCGCGCGAGTACGCCGTCTGACCCGTTGGGTCCAGGTCAGGCGCCCTGACAACCTTGACGTTGAGCTCGAGGCTTGGCTGCCCGCACAACTACACAAGTCCTCCATCTATTTCGAAATCACATGAAAAGTAGTTTCTCCAGTGTCATCCTTTACCTATCGGTAGAGAAGCCATATTCTATTACCTATTAAGTAAGGGTGGATTTCTATATTATCCGCTTCCTTCGAGGTCCTCGGATCCAATCGGGAGCACGTGAACCTTGCGCTTCCAGCGATGCATCAACACGGGCGCACGGGAAGCACTGGCAGCTGTTAGCCGTGTGAGTGTTGAGTTGAGAGCTTACCCATGGATTATCTATGCCCGTTGGGTAATTACCCACTCATTTGGAGATGCATAAATTAGGGATGGGTAGTACGCGGGGATGGGTGTGGGTGACCCATTCCGTCCCCAACTGCAACGTGAATCTCCACAGGCATTTCATCGAGCAGCTTGAGCGCGCAGCTACGCTTCCGAAACGGCTTTCCCGAGTTCCAAGCGCCGGAGCAGCATTGCGTCAAGCAGCATCAGGAGGCCGCGGAGGCACGCGCGGCGGAATGAGAGCGGGACAAAGAGGTGGTGGTTGTGAACAGGTCTGGTCGGCGGAGGAGGGAGGGCCTCCTGCTGAGTTCACCGGTGACGCTTGCGGCCCGCCCGATGATGAAACCATGGGGCCGAGGGTGCCGGCGCTGGCACAGAGGCTGGCTGTGTTCGGTATACGGAAGGTTGCGCGAGGCGTGTGGCGATGGGGCTGCCGGCCTTCGCCGATCGGCGGACGGCGGCCATGCCGCCGGCCAAGAGACTTTAACCGAGAAACCACTATTTTTCAAAATGCCCCCTACTTTGGATCGaaattaataatcgcgatcctgTATATTTTCAAAAAACCCCTGTATTTTACATTAAACCCCCTATTATGGATCGcgactattaatcgcgatccaaaataGGCCCCCCGGCCTCCTCCCCTCGaggtcccgccgccgccggccgccgcaccACCCGTCTAGCGCAATCGGTACGTACAACTGAGACTCTTCTACTCCTGCGGTAAGCTACGGAGAATCGCGATCCGCCGGCAGCTCCGATGCATGCATCGCCAATCCGCCGCCCTCGTCGGGGCGAGACGGGGCCTCTGGCTGCGCGCCGTGCGCGCTGGCGTCGATGGCGCGGGCTCCTGCATGCCTGGCACAGTACCTCCGTTCTGGTGTTTTTCCAGACTCTGATGTGCTTCATTTCTTCTTCGTCCTGCGTGTTCAGCAACCAGCATCTGCCTGGTTCAGTTCACATATCCTGCTTGAAAATCTTGTGATTTGTGGCCTTGATTTTCCGCCCTGCACATCCAATCCGATTTCCATGTGGTTGCTCTGCATTGCAATTCAGAAACACAGAGCACTAAGCAGGTTGCATGGGCATGCTTGCCACAAAAACCTCCATTCATCCTAAAAAGATTAAAATGCTACTCAGGATAAACTCTGATCAACAGAGTTCAGAACCATCCTTTGAAACGCCAACCATGTCTGCTTCAGAATTTTGTTTTTTCTTCAAAGCAAGAGGCAAGCTCCGCCCGCCCAATTAAGGAGTAAAAAGAGTTTATCTACGGCGGATAGGAATCTTGTTCAAAGTGCAGATAACAGAACAAGATGTCTGGTCCAAGCGCAGACTCCGTAGAGCAATAGTCATAGACAGGCATGGACATGGACTTCAGAAAGTGCTAATAGAGAGGTTTGGTTGTCCATCGGGGATAAAGCTGCGAGAAATGCTGACCGGAATTTCAATTTCAACCTGGAAATGCTTTACATTTTTTTTTACGATACATACGGTCACACGAGTTGTACCAGCAATGCTGCATACGTCGAAGCGCGCTTCTAGTGTTTACGAAAATACAATCAACAGAATTTGGGTTCAGACAAACTCTCCCCAACTCTCAATTATAATAACACAAAGTTATTCGAAATAGAATCAGATAAATTTGTAGTAGAGGTAAAACTTGTACTAACCAACCCACATGTTCCAACTTTTTGGGAACCAAGCAAAAACGAGAACAGAAATACAGAACGAAACCCAAGTCTGGCAAGCGTCGACTGTATATTCCATGTTTCAACAGGACTGTAGCATCCGCACAATTACATTGGCAGGGAGTTAATACGTCAGTAATTCTGGTTTTCCGGACGACAAAATTGTCAGACAAACACTATGCATTTCAATCTCATCATTCAGCTATGTACAAGCCTTCAAGATAATACCGTACACCGTTTTTTTTAGATTAAGGAAAATCCCAGCCTTGAACATTCACAAAAGCGAATGTCTACGGCCAAAATACCGTACACTGTTAGGTCTAAAACTCTTCGAACAGCAATGGCCGTCTACCTGAGGACCGGCTTTTGTTTTGTGGGTGACAGCTGGACGTCTCCATTCAAAACAGAGCCCACGAATCTCTCAGCTTCTTCCAGTGTCACCTCGTCGTTGTACACGGCGAACCTCCCCCGGCGAGGCTTGTAGGCAATGAGAAGCTTGTCAGATGACTTGAATCCAGACTTGTCAAACGATGACAGGAATGCGGATTGTTTGTTCTTGTCCAACAAAGCATAGGAGAGTGCACTTCCAGAATTGTAGTTCTGCCCCCTTATCAGAGTCTTCTTAGATATCTGGATGCAGAatcaaaagaaaagagagagcgtGTGTTAACAATGCTATACCAAATACTAAGAAAAGCAGAATCACAAGATATTGCTATGCATTAATAATAGCTATGCAGAAGAATAAGAAAATATGTGTTTCCACTTCTACTATAATACGACTTTTAAAGACACGAGATGCACCTCAGACAGGACTGCTTCAAGCTGTCCCTTCGCTTTGGTTGATCCGAAAACACCGATGATGCATACTGAAGTCTTCTCTCCACAAATTTCCTCAACATTGGAAGCTGTGAGGAGAGGAACCTTGTTTTCTTCCCGTTGACTGGAAGGTTTCTTATTAGCTTGACTGGATGCcagcttcttattcttcttctcGAAACTTTCTAGCAACGTCTTTAGTTCTCTTATACCAGATCTAAGATCTTTCACCGAAATGCCATCCTTCAGAAGATGCTCCTCCCCGTTAACAGTTCGGCCAATTAGAGCTGGTAGATTCTTTACGCCGAGACTTTTGAGCAGCGGATGAGAAACATCATGAACCTAAACAAGCACCACGGTTTATCACGTTACACACTTCCATTGATGTTCTTCGTCGAATCCTAATAACATATATTGTTGCCAATCCTGACTTTTCACCAGCATGTTAAATGTACACTATTTTAAAGGAATGAATATCACGTAGCATTGTATGTCGTATCATTTTTTATATAGTAACCATTCATTTAAAGCgggcgtagtggagttttaaagcagGGCGATAAtataaagagaggtagaggtagacctagactaacttgggacgagacggttaagagagaccttaaggagtggaatatcgctaagaaattagctatggataggaacgcttggagattagcaattaacgtacctgaaccgtgacctttgttactttttgtttaacctctaactcttcctttttgtttaacctctaactcttcctttggcttgtgccctttttgtgtttcttatttttGTTTTCTGTgagtttcatctctagcctaccccaacttgcttgggacataaggctaagttgttgttgttgtagtaACCATTCATTTACTGCCTAGAAGTAATATGGTCTACTGTGTGCCAAGTTTTCCCATGAAGAGCAGAGCGATTATTGATGACCAGAATTTCCGAAGAACAGTACAATAGTGCACTAAATTACTTACCTCAGCATCATAAAAAGTTAACCGATTGCGGAATATCCCACTGATAGCACGCCACATTACTGGTGTGTCCTTCTTACTCGATAGTAAGAGCACTTGAGGAAGGTTTGGTAGGACATTTGGAGGGAAGCTGAATTGGCCAATATCTACCCGTTTGGAGAATCTTGGCAGGTGTTCTTGACAAAATGTCTTCAAGCTCTTAGCATCATGTTCGCCAGAATACTCATGCAAAGACCCTTTCTCTGTAGTGGTGTACGAATAAATGAAGAGACGGGCTGATTTCCCTAGTGAAACACCAGCCTTTTTGCAAAGAGATTTTTCATTATCACAGTTGACCTTACCAGCCTGCACAAAGAGAAAGCTATTAGATAAGTATGCTGTCACTATATGCTGAGCAGCACTATATATTTCATTATTTTTTTATCTCAGCTTACCCTAAGAACACCATCCAGTGAATGGACCACGTCCTGCATGACACTTTCTAGAACAAATTGACCTTTTGACTGGGGTGTATAAAATAACAGAAGCCAAGTAATTCCTTGATCAGATATTTCTTTACTGAAAATTTGTGTAGTGATATCCTGAATCTTGGCAGCGCCAGAATGCTGACCAGAAGTTCCTGTATTGGCTCTAGCTGAACCAGCTGATCCACCATGCTGGCTACCACCCATTGATCCACCACCAAATAAGTTAGAGAAGACATCACCAAGATCAAAACCACCACCAAATGGGTTTCCACCACTGGCCCCAGGATTACCACCAAATGAAAAGGAAAACGTTTTCGTATTTCCCTGACCACCCATTGTCTGCCATCCATCACCAGATGTGAAATAGCTGGTCTTAGGGCCACCACCAGTGAAGTATGTATGACCCTCATGATTTCCAAAATTTCCACCACCGAATCCAGGGTTACCCTTCTCATCCCCATATAGGTCATAGTTTTTCCTCTTCTCTTCATCAGATAGAATCTCATATGCTGCAAAGGCACACCAATTCACCAGATATTTCAGTATTACAGAAAAGGCACAGCTATTCTCATCTAGCAATCATGAAACGAAACCAGTTCATAAAAGAACAGTTACAGGACCCTTTAGTGCCTGATAATTTAGCGTGAGCAGAAGCAAAATGGGTCAAACATAGAGCATGTACTGTTCCAAAACTTTTTGCACCTTGGGATGGAAAATTATAAATGCATCTTGGGATGGAAACATAAACAGAAACTACTGCCCTAGTTAAGAGCAAGGCATTTCAAAAGCAACCAGATCAAATGAAAAGGGCTCTGGACACATATGGACAGAACAGCAATGATCTTCCTTTCAGATATGATGATGCCATGGTTAAGCGAGGTGGAGTGCCAAATTAAGGATTATCTGATATACATCATTAGCATCTACAAGTTCTAAATCTAAATAGGTATTGAAAAATCAAAGTTGAGATTCTTACCATTGTTTATTTCTTCGAATTTTTCCTGAGCACCCTTGCCTTTATTCTTGTCAGGGTGATATTTAAGAGAAAGCctatagatatatataaaaaagataGGATTATTAGTCTGAGCTATGGGCTGAAACCAAATAGCGTCATATTCTGAAATTGAAAAGTTGAAAACATAAAATATGCCAAACATACTTGTGAAAGGCTTTCTGAATGTCCCGTTGGCTGGCATTCTTGTCAACTCCAAGAACCtggaataaaaataaaataaaatcatGAGGGAATGATGTAGAGACGGTGACAAACTAATATAGCATATATAACAAATATAACAGTTGCAATATGTTAGGACTATGCCTGGATTTCCAATGGGGAAATTAACAGCTCAAGCGGAAGCAATATTTCAGGCATAAAACGTGACTGCTGTCTGACAATTATCACATGACTGTTGTGAAATTATGAACATAACCATCAAACCAAAATAAGTTTTCATGATATACTACTGAATTCTCGCCTCTGAATTACTCGAGAATCTCGTTCAGATAACAAATCAACATCAGTAATATATCACATCATTTGGAACCGCACGCGTGAACAATTAACATTGTCATTCATTTGTTAATGATTATGCTCTTTCAATCTTTTGTATGCGTGCAGCGTGCCGCTTAATCAGTTGAAAAAACAAAATGCCTAGGGTTTACAAATAACCAAGGAAAATTCGAAATACGCACTAATATTGCGCAAATTCCTCACCTTGTAAGGATCTATAGTTTTGGCCGCCGAGACGTGCAAGGAGACCGAACTGAGGACGAGCAAGGCGACGAGAAGACACCGGAGGGGGATCCCCATCGCGGCGTGCCGCGCGGCTTCGATTCGGTTCTGCTTCGCTGGCTGAAGCTTCGTGCGCTCCATTTTGCTCGGCTCGGCTTCTGCTGGGTAATCTCTGGGTTGAGCTCAGGCTGGATTGGGAGGGAaccggaggaggaggacaagGATTTGGCCATGGAGGAAGGCTGCCGTTTTTAGAGAGCAGGAGTCGCTTCGGGTCGAGATGTTTCCCGACGAAGTACACGTGGCCCTCGGAGGGCACTTCCAGCGAACTCGACCAATAGAATTCGAGCTTTTGAACCCGGTTGCGTGGCTGCCGTAGTGTTACTGTTGAACCACGTGCCACGTAGGATGATTAGGAGTGTGCCGAGACGGAAGCGGCGGCTACGGAGTACGGACGGATATGTTGACAAACTTGCCTCTTCTGTGCCCATTTCAAGTTAGGCCTCGAATGCTTTTTAACCTTGCACATTGTGTATTGCAGTTTCTAGGCGGATATAAACTTGTAAGCTGAAACAAAACgtattaaaaaaaataaaatactgAATCTAGCATAGTGTTTATGTGTTCCAATAGGTGCTTCACGTTGATATTTCCAAGACAACCTCATAAGCAAGAGGAAAATGAAATGGTGTTTGAAACTATCACTACATTGCACAATTTTATGATATGATTTCGTAGTTTCTAATTTCATGACTCTTTTCAAAAATTCGTATCCGTATGCACACGGTTTCATTTTAGATAAAACTAGTTCCTTCTCTCTCACTTAATCAAGAAATACAACATGTTAATTAACGAAAATGAAATTTCATAAAACATTACATCGGGGAGTAGGCTAATTATAGGGTGAAGTATACTTTGCAAAAAATGAGTACTTTGTTAGAATGAAAACTACTGTACAAATACGtagtaaaaaagaaaaaaattattTAACACTAGACAATGGGCTGAGTACACATTTTCTCCAAAAAAAATGAAACTGTCCGATCCACCCTCTTCTGCTGGTATGGTACGGATTGGGTCGGGAAGGTCGCGTGCCCAGTATTCATACCCCTTCCCGACCCGGTATCCATACCAGGTGGATCGGACGGTTTTGATCTTGAACTATTGTAAATAGTATATTTTTTCTATCTGAAAGCAGCCACTGGGTCTGCCGGACCAGGCCCAGGAAGGCCTAGGCGTATGTTCACACACACAAGTATGCAAGCACACGGCCCGTTATGGTTTCGACAACGCATCTCAACCGTCGATCAGAAAACCACGAAGATTCAAATCTAATCTTAATGACACCCACATAAATACAGGCGACGCCCTTatcacagaaaaaaaaaatccggGCGACTGTGAAACCCCGCTtcgccccaccccccccccccccccccccgaacgCAACCCTACTAGGCTATCGCTTTCCCAAAGCCGAACCCTTTCGGCCGCGCACGTCCCCACCCACGTCTCAACTTTatagccgcccctccccgccgccgcggccgccacgcacaGCAGCAACCGCAACCCCGAGCCCTACTCCtgctaccgccgccgccaccgcgccgAACGCCATGGCCGACCCAGCGGAGCACCGTCcggccgaggaggaggaggaggccgcggcAGCCGGCGAGGACGAGGACACCGGCGCCCAGGTCGCCCCCATCGTCAAGCTTGAGGAGGTCGCCGTCACCACcggcgaggaggacgaggacgtCCTACTGGACATGTGAGTCCGCCGCGATTGATCTGACGCTCTGATTTCGCTTCGGTTCTATCCGATCCGATTTTGCTGTGTTTTGATCTGACTCTCGGGCGCGGTTCCGCAGGAAGGCCAAGCTGTATCGATTCGATAAGGAGGGGAACCAGTGGAAGGAGCGAGGTACTGGCACCGTCAAGCTGCTGAAGCACAAGGAGACCTCCAAGGTTCGCCTGGTCATGCGCCAGGCGAAGACACTCAAGATCTGCGCCAATCACCTTGGTAACCCCCgttttttttgttgatttttcgGTGCGATTTTGATCTGGGTGGAATGGGCCTGTGACTTTAGGGTTTTGTTTGTGTGTTTATGTGTGCGCAGTGGTGTCCACGACAAAGATGCAGGAGCACGCGGGGAGCGACAAGTCTTGCGTGTGGCACGCGCTGGACTTCGCCGACGGCGAGCTGAAGGAGGAAATGTTCGCGATCCGCTTTGGGTCGGTTGAAAGTGAGCACTAAGAACCACATCTAAACTCCTTAACCCTCCGTGCAGCAGTTTAGCGCCCTTTCTGTTCATATCTATCTAGTTACGCTGTTACagtttgaaattcttgatgttaGGATTTTTCTATTAGTTGGACTGGGGATTGTTGTTTTGTTTATGTATTTTAGTTTTTGTTAGAAGAGTTAATAGACTACTGCCCTGTGTATCCATGGATCCTGTGATGACAAGGTTGTTGGATTCTTGGGTTTGATGCCAATGTTGTGTCAGTGGTTAGTCCAATGGCCTGTCACCCTCCTCTTGATCTTATAAACAGCCCAGCTACATTATCAAGGTCTTCTAGGCTCTTCTGTCATGATCATCCATAGTCATGCACTCATGCGCAGTCTTCATACGACCATTGACATTGCTTCCTGCTTCCATGTCATGGCATTGTTTTGCATTTGCCTGTAAACTCAAGCAGCACACTCTTACCTGCTGACCTTAGAATATAGATTCCTGTAAGGTCTTACTATTTTCGGGGGCAGTCACAGGCTGTCCTCTGTATTTGAAGTTTTCTTCAATGTGGGAGGACATAATTACTTGTGCTCTAAGCAGAAGCTGTTTTTGTTTCCACACGATATGGTATTGTTGTACCTATTTTGATGATTCTTACGGGACAAACTTCCCTAATTTTATAGTGAACTACTACTTTGGTATCTTAACTTGTACACAAAGTTTCTATTTTTCTTAGAATTTTGAAGTCTTAACTGGTAACATTCGCGTTTTAATAAATAGCAAAAGTACCAAATTGGTAGCGGTCTAAGGATGTTAAACCAATTTTGGTCATTGTTTGGAGTTGTATTGTTATGCTTTACTGCTTCCACCCAGCTGCCTTGTCATTACTTGTTAGCTAATTACTTATTTATAATGTGCCCATATTGGTACATTCATCACCTTTCGCAGCTCCGCCCGTTGCTGTGTCAGTGTCAGCATGCATCTGGAATAATTGACAATGGACCAAATATACTGAGACTGATATTTTTTCGTGTCTTACCTGGATATTTTGTGTCTTACAATGGACCCATTGCTGTGTCAGCATACATCATGGATTTTTTTTTCACTGTGGGTGAATTCGAATTTCATTACCCACAAGCAACGAATTACAAAGGAGTATAGTTTCTCCACATCATGCGAGGTTCAGCTATGAAGACTTATTATACTGCCTAGATAGTTTCCTCGGGTAGTCTGGTTATGCTGCTGCACCAAGGGCCAGCAGCCTAGCCAGGATTAAAGCTAAAGGAGCAGCAGGGGGAAAGACTCTTAAGTTCTGAGCCATTACAGTATGACCAGCTATATATCTAACTGGCAAAAAAGTAAAAGGATTGAGCATGCAAGCTCTGCAAATGAATTTCATTAATCAAGCTATATATCTGACTGATTTTTCTTTTCATGCATCACGGATAACTGATTATTTTCGTCTACACTCAGGTGCTGGATGTTGCATTTAACCTGCTTAGATGCTTATGATGAATAAATTAGTTTTTGTACTGGATACAACTGGTTCTATGTTTAATGGACCTCTGGTGGTGCAGTTTAGTCATTGTGGTATCAGATGATGATATGAATAATTTATGTTAGCCCTGTAAGCCATTTTTTGTTTGATATGATCATTAGCATTGTACCTTTAGATATTGAGTGTATTGTTGTTATGTAATTTCCTATCTGTTAGGAAGGTTTAACTTTTTTGTACTGAATCAAGGTGGTTGTTGGTTTGATGGCTGCTTTTTTCTGAGATATTGCTGTGGCATAATGATATTTTTA from Panicum hallii strain FIL2 chromosome 9, PHallii_v3.1, whole genome shotgun sequence includes:
- the LOC112877293 gene encoding uncharacterized protein LOC112877293 encodes the protein MAATSMSSSSPPRVTAKLAGAPRSSSFYTQLSFCSRHPFQKAAAASAFQKLPPELLLLSLPARNKHARISCRATDNDQAAPAAAQETTTPSPAPPAASSPSAEKSPVTPGNGQPQQPVANANGSAPSEPPKRTPLTARERLRAARVLGKYAEPSAKGSSSSPSKSSKPEFGSGVLDALREADAKKAGGGGGRRGSRLPEAPGNLFDDSKRGMPKEGWTFELPFGVDVFLVLVSFTLITTIMFGTAFLVWKLGGIHFNEY
- the LOC112878243 gene encoding dnaJ protein ERDJ3A, producing MERTKLQPAKQNRIEAARHAAMGIPLRCLLVALLVLSSVSLHVSAAKTIDPYKVLGVDKNASQRDIQKAFHKLSLKYHPDKNKGKGAQEKFEEINNAYEILSDEEKRKNYDLYGDEKGNPGFGGGNFGNHEGHTYFTGGGPKTSYFTSGDGWQTMGGQGNTKTFSFSFGGNPGASGGNPFGGGFDLGDVFSNLFGGGSMGGSQHGGSAGSARANTGTSGQHSGAAKIQDITTQIFSKEISDQGITWLLLFYTPQSKGQFVLESVMQDVVHSLDGVLRAGKVNCDNEKSLCKKAGVSLGKSARLFIYSYTTTEKGSLHEYSGEHDAKSLKTFCQEHLPRFSKRVDIGQFSFPPNVLPNLPQVLLLSSKKDTPVMWRAISGIFRNRLTFYDAEVHDVSHPLLKSLGVKNLPALIGRTVNGEEHLLKDGISVKDLRSGIRELKTLLESFEKKNKKLASSQANKKPSSQREENKVPLLTASNVEEICGEKTSVCIIGVFGSTKAKGQLEAVLSEISKKTLIRGQNYNSGSALSYALLDKNKQSAFLSSFDKSGFKSSDKLLIAYKPRRGRFAVYNDEVTLEEAERFVGSVLNGDVQLSPTKQKPVLR
- the LOC112877354 gene encoding ran-binding protein 1 homolog c-like; the encoded protein is MADPAEHRPAEEEEEAAAAGEDEDTGAQVAPIVKLEEVAVTTGEEDEDVLLDMKAKLYRFDKEGNQWKERGTGTVKLLKHKETSKVRLVMRQAKTLKICANHLVVSTTKMQEHAGSDKSCVWHALDFADGELKEEMFAIRFGSVENCKKFKDSVEEIAEQQGKNDEKESEEASSAAELVEKLTVTEAKKEEAADKEEAPAADDKKDVKE